In Metopolophium dirhodum isolate CAU chromosome 7, ASM1992520v1, whole genome shotgun sequence, one genomic interval encodes:
- the LOC132949085 gene encoding uncharacterized protein LOC132949085, with product MMYSFPMFYMLVITAMVLTADGQINRYINPAWLEMDANSEYYPGGEVISQILQAYGLGDSYGPSRLRSSVLDRNGYGRSYPRNRIINNLNNAYDSDPSLTQEYVDRNYDYVDNTIRGSNHRYRNSLVDIPRRTRINMVSAPRTTYYPADYVDRDPPSLSYSRSRSVIADPSMSQELVVRGRETSRLIPRSTVATETNEKRKM from the exons atgatgtactCATTCCCAATGTTTTATATG ctCGTTATAACTGCAATGGTCTTAACTGCTGATGGACAGATAAACCGTTACATAAATCCTGCCTGGCTGGAAATGGATGCTAACAGTGAATACTATCCTGGTGGCGAAGTAATAAGTCAAATTCTTCAAGCTTACGGTTTAGGAGATAGTTATGGACCTTCACGGCTTAGATCATCCGTTCTTGATCGGAATGGTTACGGGAGATCTTATCCAAGAAACcgaattataaacaatttgaaCAATGCATACGACTCAGATCCTTCATTAACTCAGGAATACGTTGATCGTAATTATGATTATGTGGACAACACAATCag gGGTTCTAACCATAGATATAGGAATAGTTTGGTCGATATTCCTCGGAGAACTAGGATTAATATGGTTTCGGCGCCGAGGACTACTTATTACCCAGCTGATTACGTAGACCGAGATCCTCCATCACTATCTTACTCTAGGTCAAGATCAGTAATCGCGGATCCGTCCATGTCGCAGGAATTAGTAGTACGGGGCCGAGAAACATCAAGACTTATCCCAAGATCAACTGTGGCAACCGAAACCAACGAAAAACGCAAAATGTAG